The DNA sequence CATCCCAATCTTTTTCTGAAAACTTAACTGAATCCTGACGACGAATAATTCCTGCATTATTGACTAAAATGTCGATATGTCCAAACTCAGCAATTGCTTGATCAATAATGGATTGAATAGGATCAGTTGACATTAAATTTGCTTCAATCGTTAAACAACGGCGTCCAACTGCTTCAACGGCTGCCTTGACTTCATCCATTGAACTAATTCCTACAGCGACAATATCAGCGCCTGCTTCAGCTAATCCGATCGCCATTCCTTGTCCAAGTCCAATAGCTGCTCCTGTAACGATTGCTACTTTCCCATCTAACTTAAATTGTTCTAAAATCATACTATTCCCCTTTTCTTTTTATCGTTTCATTCCAACTGAACCCGTTTGGCTCATTAAATCTTTGACTTCTTGATCGTGAGTTAATAAAACATCTCCATTCATCGTATGTTTTAGAACCCCACATGCTAATCCGTAATTTAATGCTTCCTGATATGTTTGACCGTTTAAATCTAATTCATTTAACACACCTGCCACAAACGCATCTCCCGCTCCGACACGGTCAATAATTTCAAATTGGTACGTTTGATTTGTGGTATACACATCACCCGTTTTGGTATAACAGTACGCACTTAAACAATTTTGATGAGTGGATTGTTGTTCACGAACCGTTCCAAAAACTGCTTGACAGTGACTGTTAGCCATGAAGTAATGAAATACAGCTTTACGCTTAGCATCTACTGATTCAAAGGCTTGCTCTAAGCGGTATCCACCAATGGTTTCAATATCATATAAGCTTCCAAAAACAATATGAACATATGGTAAGATTTCACGAATCACCGTAGACGCTTCTTCAACAGTCCATAATTTTGCACGATAATTAAAATCAAAACTAATCGTTAATCCACGTTCAAACGCCACTTTAACTAACTCAAGTGTAAATTCTCTAATCTCTTTTCCTAAAGCTAGGGTAATTCCACTGACATGCAAATGAGTACGATCCGATAAAACTTCGTCTATATCAAGCGTATTTGCCTCCATCTGGGCAATGGCTGAATATTTTCGGTTATAAATAACATTCGAAGCGCGTAACGATTAACCTACCTCAACGTAATAGCTTCCTAATATGTCACCTTTAAGTTTAGTTGGTGTTAAATCCATTCCATATTGTCTGAGTGAACGATAAGCAGCAATTCCCAATGGATTATCAGGTAATACTGTCGCAAATCGAACATCATGGCCGAAATTCGCTAAAGCGATCGCGATATTTGCTTCGCTCCCCCCATACGTGACATTTAAACTTCGGCATTGTTCTAATTTATCATGAGCCGGTGGAGTTAGACGTTGCATAACCTCCCCCAAGGTTACAAACTTCTTCATTTTCATCACCTAGTTCTTTCTAGCATTTGCTACTTTTTCAACGAATTGTCTAGCTAATTCTGTTACAGCTGCATAGTCACCGGATTTAGCTGGAGCTGTTAAATCTCCACCTACACCGACGGCCACACATCCATTTTTAATCCATTGATCGACATTCTCTAAGCTAACGCCACCTGTTGGCATAATATTCGCTTGTGGAAGAGGTCCTTTCACTGCTTTAACGAAGCTTGGTCCAAATGCACTTCCAGGGAATAATTTAACAATATCTACTCCTGCTTCCATCGCTGTGATGACTTCTGTAATCGTCATACATCCTGCCATGTAAGGAACTTGATATCGATTACATAATTTAGCTGTTTCTAAATCAAATCCTGGAGAGACGATATATTTAGCACCTGCTAAAATCGCAATACGAGCTGTTTCACTATCTAATACGGTTCCAGCACCAATTAACATGCTTGACCCAAACTCTTTGACTAATGATTTAATCACTTCATCAGCAAAAGGTACAGTGAAAGTTAACTCAACGGCTTTAATTCCACCTGCTAAACAGGCTTTTGAGATTTCAACTCCTTGCTCTTCGTTTTCAGCACGAACAACAGCTACGACACCTGTTTCACAAATTTCCTTAATGACTTCATATTTTTTCATAAGACACCTCTTCTACTTTTTTCATTAACTATTAGTTTATTTTAAAGCTTTCAATTCTACTTTATATTTTAAAGGGTTAATTGTTTATCATAAGTAAATGATTATTTTTCATAGGGCGTAGCTATTTTTTTCACTTTACAGTGCATATACTCATCAACTTCATCCCAAGGAACGATAAATCCACTTCCTTTGGCACAAAAAACCGATCCCGAAGGGTTTAAGCGATCAGCAGCTTTATCATAAGCGATTTCTGAAATAACCTCTTCTGGATTATGACAAATATCATATCCTGCAACATTTAATGAGATTCTTCCGGCTCCTTTTGTATAGGATAAAAATTCACTCGGATAATCCATAAAAGTCGCTACTGGAACCGTTCCAGTAATCAAACATTTATTTTCTTGAATGATTGGATTCTCAAATTTTCCAGACATCTTTTTTAAATCGGTTAAGATTCGTCCCATTAAATCCATCTCTACTTCGAATTTAACGGTATAATATGGTTCCAACAAGAGATTCTTAGCTTGTTCTAATCCTTGACGAATGGCACGATACGTCGCCTCTCTAAAATCTCCACCTGACGTATGTTTCTGATGTGCACGCCCTGTGATGAGTTTAATATGAACATCAGTTAAAGATGATCCTGTTAAAATCCCAAGATGTGTTTTCTCAAAGATATGTGTTTCGATTAATTTTTGATGGCTTAATTCTAATTCTTCTGTTGAACACACGGATTCAAAGGTCACCCCACTTCCTCTTTGACCAGGCTCTAATTGTAGGTGAACTTCCGCATAATGCTTCAATGGCTCATAATGCCCGCTTCCAATGACTTGATTTGTAATAGTTTCTTGATAAATAACTTTTCGCGGACTAAATTCAATTGAAAGATCAAATCGTTCTTGGACGATTTCTTTTAAGACTTCTAGCTGAATACTTCCCATCACGGAAACATCAATAGACTGTGTGACTTCATTCCATAAAACCAACAGCATCGGATCTTCATCTTCTAATTTTTTAAAAATAGCTAATACATCTTTGGCATTTAATGATTGAGGATAGAGTACAGACACACGCATGACAGGTTGTAATAATCCCTCTTCCCTCTTAATTTCATGACCAATTATTTGACCTGCCATAGTATGTGTTAATCCGGTTACCCCAATCAGTTCACCTGCCTGTGCAATCGGTGTCGTTTCAAATTTCTTTCCTTGATAATAACGTATTTGATTTACTTTCTCTCCTTCTTCAGTCGCGGATGTTTTAATTGAATCTTTTACGGCTAAATTCCCACTCAACACTTTTAGATAAGTAATTCGATCCCCTTTTTCATCATAGCGAATTTTATAAACTCTTCCTTTAAAAGGAGCTGTACGATCATATGTCGTTTCTGTTAACTCATCAAACTGTTTTAAAAAAGAGGTAATTCCGATATTTTTTAAGGCTGATCCGCTAAAAACTGGACAAATATTTTGCATTCGAATTTGCTGTTTAAAAGTTGTTAACCAAAATTGTGAATCCCGTTTATTTTCTAAGAAGTAATCGAGTAAGTCTTCATTTAACTCTGCTAATTGCTCAATAATTTCAATTGGTAACTCACTTAAGTCTAATTCATTTGGAAGATAAATAGGATTAACCCCTAAATTCAATCGTAACTGTGTCAAAACACGTTCAATATCAACTCCTTCACGATCCACTTTATTAATAAAGAAAACCATTGGGATATGATACTGTTTTAAGCAGTCAACAATCGTCTCGGTATGACTTTGAACGCCTTCAAATCCATTAATGATAACAATTGCATAATCTAAAACTTTAATGGCACGTTCCATCTCACTCGAAAAATCAATATGTCCAGGGGTATCGAGTAAATAATAGATGGATTCATTATACTTAAAACTCGCTTGTTCAGTAAAAACAGTGATCCCTCTTTGTTTTTCAATTGAATGATGATCCAAAAATGTATTTTGATGATCGACTCTTCCTTTTGTGCGAATTACATTCGTTTCATATAAAATTTGTTCAGCCAGTGACGTCTTCCCAGAATCAACATGAGCAAATAATCCGATTGTTTTAAACACTCTAACACCTCAAAACTTTATTTTCGTCTCTTTTATTATAACAAACATCTATTAAAAATCATAAATAATTAGTCCCACCAAATAAACCGAACAAAAGTTTGTTTTTTTTGACGAGAAACTATTGAAAAAAGTTACTTTTTTTGTCATAATATAAGAGTCAGCAAGACACAAACCACCCTAACTCGTGAAGTTACCCCCTAATTAACTTCACACATTCCGAAATTCCAAACAATTTTTCAAAACGAGATCATCTTTCCAGGTCTCTTCTTCGAAAAAAGCTCACCATACTGTGAGCTTTTTTTATTTAAATGAACTTAGCAATTTCCTCAATAATCAAATCAACATTTGTAACCGTCACTGACTTTTTCTTAGCCTTGGGACAATGCTTATCCAATTTTTTAGTCATACTATGATTTAAAATATTAGTTAACAAAATGGCGAATTTAACGCCTTGAAAATATTGATCATTATATTTTTTATCAACCTCAAAATACTTACAATTCGGTAGAATTCGCTTTAACTTTTGAATCGTAGGTGTTGCCCCTCCGACAATCATAATTTCTGCCTTATTAATTTCACTCACATCCACGGATTGTTCCAAAGTCATTTCGTACACTTGTTCCTCTGCTTCTGATGGCTCTTTTATTATTGACTCTAATTGGGCACATCTTTCTTTTAGATTCTCCAACTCTTTTTCTAACCGTTCCTTTTCATGCATTGTTGTCATTAAGTTAGACCGTAACTGTTTTAATTGAAGTTTATACATTTTCTCTTGATTCAACTTTTCCTCACTCAGGGAGAGTTTTAACAACTTATTCGTTTCTTTTACTGATTTTAAATCGCGTTTAAGTAACTCGACTTCTTTTTCCAACTGCTTCGAAATCATTTGATCCTTTAACGTATAAGAGCGGAAAAAGAACTCTCGATTTTCTTTCATCACTTGACTCATTACAAAATACGGTAATAATTCATTTAACAACTCCTCAAATGCTTCAAGTTCTGAAATAGGTAAAACTAAATCTCCGATTTCAATACTAGCTCCCTCTTCTTCAATTAGATTGTCTCCATCGGTACATAATAAAAGAGTCATTAACTGGTAGACATCTGTTATGGTTAACCGATAGACCGTGTGTTGATCAATTAATCCTAAATCTCTCATCCACTGGATGTGAGAACTTAATTTTTCTTCCTGATAACACCTCTCTAGCTTATCATTTAAAACATCGACTACATTTTGTCCTAAATAGTCAGAATAACTCCGGTAAAAGTGCTTAACTCTCTTAAACGTTATTGAATTAGGTTTCGTTAATTGATACTTGAAATATTGATAATTCAGCTCATCGATGTCGAGTTCAAAGTCTAAAATTTTTCGTTGAATTCCGTCATAAGTGACTTTTAATTGGTTAAAAAATGTTGTCTCATCGTACTGAACCTCTAATTTTTCTAGAAAAAAATCAAAAATAGATACATCCATTAAATCACTTTGATTGATCAATTCTTCATCCTTCATTAATACCTCTAGCCCAGTATCCGAAATTAATTTACTACGACCATAATATTTTTTTAATTGTTTGTAAAGAGCCCCATACTGCTTATAGAGTTCTTCAAATAAAACATTAAAAATAATTGAATCTTCTTTAGAGGCTTCAAACAAACAATAAGCACATTTTAGTTTATATTCTTCTTTTAAACTGGGCCTCTCCAAACACACATGCTTATAATATTTATACTGATCCCGTTGTTTCCAAACGAGTGGAAATCGACGATGTAACCCTTCAATGGTTGAGAATTTACAATTTGCTAACACATATGCTAAAAAGACCTCTCGATTTTCAATCAATCGAGTTCGTCTCATATTTCAACCCCTCCTCATCCTTTTTTACATTATATGCAAACAAACCTTACAATTATGAGTGAAATCGTCAATAATCTCTACTTATCGATACATGATTAGAACAGCATCAATGGATTAATTAATGACTACAAAAGAAACTGATCGTTACGCAGATACAATCAAATTTCTTAATTTAAAACGATTAATTTCTTTAACTTAGTTTTCGCAATAAACTCTAGCGAAATTTTCAACATCCTATTCAAAAATAAAACGGCATGGCTCTTTAATAGATACCATACCGTTTAACATGCTTCTACTTCCTTAACAGTAGATGATTATTTTTTCAATTTAGGGAATCCAATAATAATTGCAAGAATTCCGAATATCCCCATTAACATCGGATAATGAACAAATTTAACAATTTCCATTGGAGAGATAGCGGCTAATCCTGCAGCTCCTAATACTTGGGCTCCATATGGAATTAGTCCCTGCCAACATGAAGAGAAAATATCTAGTAAACTAGCTGAACGACGAGGATCAATATCAAATTCATCGGCGATTTCTTTAGCTAATGGACCTGCCATTACAATTGCAATCGTATTATTAGCTGTACATAAATCAATGACACTAACTAAAGTCGCAATTCCAAACTCTGCTCCTTTTTTTGATTTAATACGAGATTTAATTAAAGATAATAAATAATCAATTCCACCATTATGTTTAATTAACTCTAATACCCCACCGACTACAATACAAATCATTGCTAATTCTTGCATACCAGCCATTCCATCTGAAGTGGCAGTAATTAAATTTAATAAACTAAATGAGTGAGTCGCTAATCCGATGATCCCAGCTAATACGATCCCGCCTCCAAGTAAAACAAAAACATTTATTCCTAGTAAGGCTCCAACTAAAATTGCAACATATGGAATAACCTTCATCCACTCTACTTGATAAACCGCAGTTAAATCAACTTGATATTGTGAGGTCATAACAAATAAAATAATTAATGCCAGGATGGCAGCCGGTAAAACAATTAAAAAATTCACTTTGAATTTATCTTTCAGTTCACACCCTTGCGTACGCACAGCAGCAATCGTTGTGTCAGAAATGATGGATAAGTTATCACCGAACATTCCACCACCAACAATCGCTCCAACAACTAATGCGACAGGAATTCCAGTTGCTTCTGCAACTCCAAGACCAACTGGGGTTAATGCGGTAATTGTTCCAACTGATGTTCCCATTGAAACTGAAATAAATCCTGCAATGATAAATAATCCAACGACTACTAAATTAGGTGGTAAAATGGATAAACTTAAATTAACTGTTGCATCAACACCACCCATGGCTTTTGCTACACCAGAAAAAGCCCCTGCTAATAAAAAAATCATGACCATCATGATAATATTTTCATTTCCTGCTCCCTTACAGAAAATAGCTACTTTATCATTAAAGTGTTCTTTTCGATTAAACATAAACGCTGCAACCGAAGCTAACAAAAAGGCAACTAATACAGGCATCGCATAAAAATCACCTGTCATTATTCCACTACCAACGAATAAAATCAAAAAAATCCCTAATGGCAATAGTGCCCACGGATTTCCCTTACTCTTTTTTGAGTTCATTTTTCTCCTCCTTCTAAGTCTCATTTTTTGAGACTAAACCTACAAAGCTACAGTATCAAGTTTACTGACTCAGTCGGTTTTTGTCAACGTTTGTACTATTTATTTTTATATTGAATTTTTATCATTCAGTTACTTTTTTTTACAAAAAAGATAAAGAAGGTCGACAAAATAAACTAAGAAAAAGTCATTAATTTACGATACAATAAGGAAAAGAGAATTAAAAGGGGTTACACTAAAATGAGTATAAAGCAAATTATATTAAGTCGACTTCATAGTATCGAGCGTGAAGGGATGAGTGACTTAATCCATTTTCTAACATCAGAGAGTGATTATTTCAAGGCACCGGCTAGTATTAAAGGCCATTGTAATTATCCTCATGGATTAGCGATCCATAGTCATAATGTGGTTGAATTACTACTTCAAAAGAATAACCAATACCACTTAGGATTATCAAAGGAAACCATCTATTTAGCAGGATACTTACATGATTTATGTAAAACAAATATCTTTTATCCGACACTTAAAATTCGCTATAATCATAAAAACGAAAAAGAGTGCTATTTCACGTATGAATGTCTCGAT is a window from the Turicibacter bilis genome containing:
- a CDS encoding HD domain-containing protein, coding for MSIKQIILSRLHSIEREGMSDLIHFLTSESDYFKAPASIKGHCNYPHGLAIHSHNVVELLLQKNNQYHLGLSKETIYLAGYLHDLCKTNIFYPTLKIRYNHKNEKECYFTYECLDDVPLGHGEKSVILAQQYIKLTLEEILLIRWHTGPQTPCENPYRYDQALEKCPAIKAIFTADEEAATFLETIKPTPVFQPSVFYAWKKTGVLPKI
- a CDS encoding Na+/H+ antiporter NhaC family protein produces the protein MNSKKSKGNPWALLPLGIFLILFVGSGIMTGDFYAMPVLVAFLLASVAAFMFNRKEHFNDKVAIFCKGAGNENIIMMVMIFLLAGAFSGVAKAMGGVDATVNLSLSILPPNLVVVGLFIIAGFISVSMGTSVGTITALTPVGLGVAEATGIPVALVVGAIVGGGMFGDNLSIISDTTIAAVRTQGCELKDKFKVNFLIVLPAAILALIILFVMTSQYQVDLTAVYQVEWMKVIPYVAILVGALLGINVFVLLGGGIVLAGIIGLATHSFSLLNLITATSDGMAGMQELAMICIVVGGVLELIKHNGGIDYLLSLIKSRIKSKKGAEFGIATLVSVIDLCTANNTIAIVMAGPLAKEIADEFDIDPRRSASLLDIFSSCWQGLIPYGAQVLGAAGLAAISPMEIVKFVHYPMLMGIFGILAIIIGFPKLKK
- a CDS encoding elongation factor G, producing the protein MFKTIGLFAHVDSGKTSLAEQILYETNVIRTKGRVDHQNTFLDHHSIEKQRGITVFTEQASFKYNESIYYLLDTPGHIDFSSEMERAIKVLDYAIVIINGFEGVQSHTETIVDCLKQYHIPMVFFINKVDREGVDIERVLTQLRLNLGVNPIYLPNELDLSELPIEIIEQLAELNEDLLDYFLENKRDSQFWLTTFKQQIRMQNICPVFSGSALKNIGITSFLKQFDELTETTYDRTAPFKGRVYKIRYDEKGDRITYLKVLSGNLAVKDSIKTSATEEGEKVNQIRYYQGKKFETTPIAQAGELIGVTGLTHTMAGQIIGHEIKREEGLLQPVMRVSVLYPQSLNAKDVLAIFKKLEDEDPMLLVLWNEVTQSIDVSVMGSIQLEVLKEIVQERFDLSIEFSPRKVIYQETITNQVIGSGHYEPLKHYAEVHLQLEPGQRGSGVTFESVCSTEELELSHQKLIETHIFEKTHLGILTGSSLTDVHIKLITGRAHQKHTSGGDFREATYRAIRQGLEQAKNLLLEPYYTVKFEVEMDLMGRILTDLKKMSGKFENPIIQENKCLITGTVPVATFMDYPSEFLSYTKGAGRISLNVAGYDICHNPEEVISEIAYDKAADRLNPSGSVFCAKGSGFIVPWDEVDEYMHCKVKKIATPYEK
- a CDS encoding bifunctional 4-hydroxy-2-oxoglutarate aldolase/2-dehydro-3-deoxy-phosphogluconate aldolase; the protein is MKKYEVIKEICETGVVAVVRAENEEQGVEISKACLAGGIKAVELTFTVPFADEVIKSLVKEFGSSMLIGAGTVLDSETARIAILAGAKYIVSPGFDLETAKLCNRYQVPYMAGCMTITEVITAMEAGVDIVKLFPGSAFGPSFVKAVKGPLPQANIMPTGGVSLENVDQWIKNGCVAVGVGGDLTAPAKSGDYAAVTELARQFVEKVANARKN